Proteins encoded by one window of Candidatus Edwardsbacteria bacterium:
- a CDS encoding ABC-2 family transporter protein: MDCDNLPDRADRLALRHQAAGDPGGLKYKIKDQKLKSRNKKTGHIKRFIFYINLLRAYLSNSIKSRLAYREDFLSGFIAGAMMQLIGVLFIVSLFVKVPSLKGWRKEEIFFIFGFSQVSLGLFFTFFSNLLELSEKYIIEGHFDRILLRPLNSFFQVVTERIYWEESSTILVGLSMMSYSLSRMQLNLGLGDYLVTFGLVLAACTIYLAIFTILVSLTFWFNDRGSVVSVMLMLEGFSRYPVTIFNRAVRVILTFIIPYAFTAFFPSMYVLGKDKYSIYVWMTPVVALVFLSLALLIWRQGTRAYESTGS, from the coding sequence GTGGATTGTGATAATCTACCTGACCGGGCAGATCGTCTGGCATTACGCCATCAAGCGGCTGGAGATCCAGGGGGGCTAAAATATAAAATCAAAGACCAAAAATTAAAAAGCAGAAATAAAAAAACGGGTCATATCAAACGTTTCATCTTTTACATAAACCTGCTGCGGGCCTATCTGTCGAACTCCATCAAGTCCCGCCTGGCCTACCGGGAGGATTTCCTGTCCGGTTTCATCGCCGGGGCCATGATGCAGTTGATAGGGGTGCTGTTCATCGTTTCGCTTTTCGTCAAGGTTCCCAGCCTTAAGGGCTGGCGCAAGGAGGAGATCTTCTTCATCTTCGGCTTCTCCCAGGTCAGCCTGGGGCTGTTCTTCACCTTTTTCTCCAACCTGCTGGAACTGAGCGAAAAATACATTATCGAGGGGCACTTCGACCGGATACTGCTGCGGCCATTGAACAGTTTTTTTCAAGTGGTCACCGAGCGCATCTACTGGGAGGAGAGTTCCACCATCCTGGTGGGCCTGTCGATGATGTCCTACTCCCTTTCCCGGATGCAACTGAACCTGGGGCTGGGCGACTACCTGGTCACCTTCGGCCTAGTGCTGGCGGCCTGCACCATCTACCTGGCGATCTTCACCATTCTGGTCAGCCTGACCTTCTGGTTCAACGACCGGGGAAGCGTGGTCTCGGTGATGCTGATGCTGGAGGGATTCTCCCGCTATCCGGTGACAATCTTCAACCGGGCGGTGCGGGTGATCCTGACCTTTATAATACCGTACGCCTTTACCGCCTTTTTCCCCTCGATGTATGTGCTGGGGAAAGACAAATATTCGATATACGTCTGGATGACCCCGGTGGTGGCCCTGGTCTTCTTAAGCCTGGCCCTGCTGATCTGGCGCCAGGGCACCCGAGCCTACGAGAGCACCGGGAGCTGA
- a CDS encoding rod shape-determining protein: MIKLPNLRDLFSSIISHDMAVDLGTASTLVYVEGKGIVLNQPSVVAIEKKTGMAIAVGDEAKKMLGRTPDEIKAIRPMKDGVIADFEICEEMLRAFIKTAQKRRSIVKPRIIVCVPSGITEVEKRAVRDSAEHAGAREVYLVAEPIAAAIGVGLPVSSPIGSMVIDIGGGTTEIAVIALSGIVSNTSIRTAGDEMDEAIVEYLRKSYSVLIGEQTAEDIKIKIGSAFPVEESREMEVKGRDLVSGIPRAVKVRSEEIREALREPINLIVLAVKKALEQTPPELAADIVDAGIVMTGGGSLLRGLDALLREETNLPIKVADNPRECIVLGAGRILESRDNFDKVLMQSRRE, translated from the coding sequence ATGATAAAGCTTCCTAATCTGCGGGATCTTTTTTCCAGCATCATCTCCCATGACATGGCAGTGGACCTGGGGACCGCCAGCACCCTGGTCTATGTCGAGGGCAAGGGGATAGTCCTGAACCAGCCTTCGGTGGTGGCCATCGAGAAGAAGACCGGCATGGCCATCGCGGTGGGCGACGAGGCCAAGAAGATGCTGGGAAGGACCCCCGACGAGATAAAGGCCATCCGGCCCATGAAGGACGGGGTGATCGCCGATTTCGAGATCTGCGAGGAGATGCTGAGGGCCTTCATCAAGACGGCCCAGAAGCGGCGCTCCATAGTCAAACCGCGAATTATAGTCTGCGTGCCTTCGGGCATCACCGAGGTGGAGAAACGGGCGGTGCGCGACTCGGCCGAACACGCCGGGGCCCGGGAGGTCTACCTGGTGGCCGAGCCCATCGCGGCGGCCATAGGAGTGGGGCTGCCGGTCAGCTCGCCCATCGGCAGCATGGTGATAGACATCGGCGGCGGCACCACCGAGATCGCGGTGATCGCCCTCTCCGGCATCGTCAGCAACACCTCCATCCGCACCGCCGGCGACGAGATGGACGAGGCCATCGTGGAATACCTGCGCAAGAGCTACAGCGTCCTGATCGGCGAGCAGACCGCCGAGGACATCAAGATAAAGATCGGCTCGGCCTTCCCGGTGGAGGAGAGCCGGGAGATGGAGGTCAAGGGCCGGGACCTGGTGTCCGGCATCCCCCGGGCGGTCAAGGTCCGCAGCGAGGAGATCCGCGAGGCCCTGCGGGAGCCGATCAACCTGATAGTGCTGGCGGTGAAGAAGGCCCTGGAGCAGACCCCGCCGGAGCTGGCGGCCGATATTGTGGACGCCGGGATCGTGATGACCGGGGGCGGCTCGCTGCTACGGGGGCTGGACGCCCTGCTGCGCGAGGAGACAAATTTGCCCATCAAGGTGGCCGATAATCCCCGGGAGTGCATCGTGCTGGGGGCCGGCCGGATACTGGAGAGCCGGGATAACTTCGACAAGGTGCTGATGCAGAGCCGCCGAGAATGA